In Deltaproteobacteria bacterium, the genomic stretch TTAGAGTTCTTTTTGACGCCTCCCTTACAACCGCAAAAGCTTCAATAAGAAGATCTTCAATGGTTTCTCCGTTTTCAAGCCTTTTTTTAAACTCATCCGTTTTAGCCCTTAGTTCATTATCGGAAAGTACAGAAATGGACGGCTCAAGTTTATTTATGCTATCAACGATAGGTTCAACCATTTTCAGGTCTCTTTCATTCTGTGTACCCAGGATCTTTTTAAATACAAAATCAAACATAAATACCACCTTTAATTAAAATAAATTATATTGACTATCCTGACAAAGTCAAACAATGTGTTTCATAATTTATCATATTGCATATTAAGTGAGAAGTAGAAGTAATGGATTTTCAACTTTAGATCCCTCGAGATCGCTTCACTTTTCAAGTTTAAATGATAAAGTATCTTGACTATATTGAGTCGATATTTAATAAAATATAGAGTTCGGAGGCAATGTATGAAATGGATCATAAGTGTATTGTTTGTGTTTGCTGTACTGGTTGGATGTACAAAAAAAACAAATGTAATACAGATAGGTGTTGCAGGCCCGATGACAGGTGATCAGTCCGTATTCGGTCAGGATGAGGCACACGGCGTTGAGCTTGCCGTTAAAGAATGGAATGAGAAGGGCGGGATTTTAGGAAAGAAAATCATTGCCGTTGTTGAAGATGACCAGCATGATCCAAGACAGGCCGTAGCTGTAGCAAACAGGCTTGTTGATGATGGAGTTGTCGGGGTTATCGGACATTTTAACAGCAATTGCTCTATCCCTGCATCCGTTGTCTATCATAAGGCAGGTATTTCCATGATCTCTCATGGCTCAACAAATCCCCAGCTAACGGAACAGGGTTTTAATAATGTGTTTCGCGTTTGCGGAAGAGATGATCAGCAGGGCAGGATTGCAGCACAATTCGTAACAAATAAACTTAAACTAACAAGGATTGCCGTTATAGATGATAGGACAACTTATGGACAGGGTCTTACGGATCAATTCAAAAAATGGCTTGGAAAGGCATGCAAGGTTGTGTATTCAAGTTCGATTATCCAGGGAGATAAAGACTTTAGAGCAGTCCTGACCGATATTAAGGCGGCCGATCCCCAACTCATTTATTACGGCGGCGTTTATCCTGAAGGCGGGCTCCTTGTAAATCAAGCAAGACAGCTTGGCATAAATGCTTTATTCATGGGCGGTGATGGGATTATGGGACCTGAGTTTATAAAAATAGCAGGCAGTTCTGCGAATGGTGTATATGCAACCTTTGGTCCCGACATAACCAGGTTTAAACAGGCAAAAGGGTTCATAAAAAGTTACAAAAGGCTTTACGGGGATCCTGGCCCTTATTCTATTTACGCTTATATAGCTGCGAACATC encodes the following:
- a CDS encoding branched-chain amino acid ABC transporter substrate-binding protein encodes the protein MKWIISVLFVFAVLVGCTKKTNVIQIGVAGPMTGDQSVFGQDEAHGVELAVKEWNEKGGILGKKIIAVVEDDQHDPRQAVAVANRLVDDGVVGVIGHFNSNCSIPASVVYHKAGISMISHGSTNPQLTEQGFNNVFRVCGRDDQQGRIAAQFVTNKLKLTRIAVIDDRTTYGQGLTDQFKKWLGKACKVVYSSSIIQGDKDFRAVLTDIKAADPQLIYYGGVYPEGGLLVNQARQLGINALFMGGDGIMGPEFIKIAGSSANGVYATFGPDITRFKQAKGFIKSYKRLYGDPGPYSIYAYIAANILLGSISAAGTTNSRAIINYMHTHSFDTALGPIRFDNKGDVVHSPYVIWQVKDGRFVQL